One genomic window of Candidatus Nitrosopumilus sediminis includes the following:
- a CDS encoding cupredoxin domain-containing protein yields MKTRFLIIIGTFVIVTAFVIAYGPIVLESESRSKPLLCEKNFIQRGNECFPDISYLDPNTILIYSIHSPNQIRTTPLPPTSVIFLEKNSTVTWINESGFPVTVYEKENKWVIESIDPKMQKQITFNQTGFYEYFVQNSNDRGHGRLALVSNDTDSLPYDTKLEIARAIVEQDRDNYPIIGLGIGNAENSLGIDIDKKYLEENPDASSFFMDRYTKMIPFDVKITIEFTGPIVPTMQDN; encoded by the coding sequence ATGAAAACTAGATTTTTGATAATTATTGGCACGTTTGTTATCGTTACTGCTTTTGTTATTGCATACGGTCCTATTGTATTAGAATCTGAATCTAGATCAAAACCTCTTTTGTGTGAAAAAAATTTTATTCAACGAGGAAATGAATGCTTTCCGGACATCAGTTATCTGGATCCCAACACCATTTTGATTTATTCTATACATTCACCAAATCAGATAAGAACTACTCCGCTCCCACCTACATCAGTTATTTTTCTAGAAAAAAACAGTACTGTAACTTGGATTAATGAATCGGGTTTTCCTGTCACTGTTTATGAAAAAGAGAACAAGTGGGTAATTGAATCAATAGATCCAAAAATGCAAAAACAAATCACATTCAACCAGACTGGATTTTATGAATATTTTGTACAGAATTCAAATGACCGAGGTCATGGAAGACTAGCTCTTGTTTCTAATGATACGGATTCACTTCCATATGATACAAAGTTGGAGATTGCAAGAGCCATTGTGGAACAAGATCGTGACAACTACCCAATAATCGGATTGGGTATTGGTAATGCAGAAAATTCTCTGGGAATTGATATTGATAAAAAATACTTGGAAGAAAATCCTGATGCATCTTCTTTTTTTATGGACAGATACACCAAAATGATCCCATTTGATGTAAAAATTACAATTGAATTCACTGGACCTATTGTACCAACCATGCAGGATAATTAG
- a CDS encoding ArsR/SmtB family transcription factor, translating to MSDEDEDIEIISTEDDKIKLIGEIFSNDSSRKILKLVSNGNEMTANEIAQENNMSLTLTIHHLKRMQAAGMIKVSKTGISAKGQEMKYYVSTNQSFLITSEKSTSSLVNSLKKFSKFAAIGMAGIVSWLTVKPNNQLMPVLEQSESIEEKSSKIVANEWSSASEKITNSDADMTVSSSPELEPIHEPEPHPEPEPSSSGIDEFAFQLSEDRANTGSVSLDRTVYPQPFDGTNATSGDPTLELIISIAVPVAVVAGGIILERILSRWYNKRKLQKKLRGKNS from the coding sequence GTGAGCGACGAGGATGAAGACATCGAAATCATCTCAACAGAAGATGACAAGATCAAGCTGATTGGCGAGATATTTAGCAATGATTCTAGCAGAAAAATTTTGAAACTAGTCTCAAACGGCAATGAAATGACTGCAAATGAAATTGCACAAGAAAACAACATGTCGCTGACATTGACAATACACCATCTAAAAAGAATGCAGGCCGCAGGGATGATCAAAGTATCAAAGACAGGAATTTCTGCAAAGGGTCAGGAAATGAAATACTATGTTTCCACAAACCAATCATTTCTAATAACATCAGAAAAGTCAACTAGTTCTCTAGTTAATTCATTAAAGAAATTCTCCAAGTTTGCAGCAATAGGAATGGCAGGGATTGTTTCATGGCTTACTGTTAAACCCAATAATCAGTTGATGCCAGTATTGGAACAGTCAGAAAGCATTGAAGAAAAAAGTTCCAAGATAGTTGCTAATGAGTGGAGTTCGGCATCAGAGAAGATTACAAATTCTGATGCGGATATGACGGTATCTTCAAGCCCAGAATTAGAGCCAATACACGAGCCAGAACCTCATCCTGAACCAGAACCAAGCAGTTCTGGAATTGATGAATTTGCATTTCAATTAAGCGAAGACAGGGCAAACACAGGATCTGTAAGTCTTGACAGAACCGTATATCCACAACCATTTGATGGAACAAATGCAACTAGTGGAGATCCTACACTAGAACTCATAATCTCAATTGCAGTTCCAGTAGCAGTAGTTGCAGGTGGAATAATTTTAGAAAGAATACTTTCACGATGGTACAATAAAAGAAAACTACAAAAAAAATTGCGAGGTAAAAATTCATGA
- a CDS encoding glycosyltransferase, translating to MKSAEISIIVPTYNESENICRILEGIQKSIPKEIMAETIVVDDNSPDHTAKMAEEYFSSIREKTGHTINVIKRKAKDGLSSAILNGIQQASGNTIVVMDSDFSHPPHIIPKMIETLRKTSCDIVIASRYVKGGSIQGWPFKRKLMSKVATTIAKKGLGISSQDPMSGFFLFKKNIIKGLKFDAIGYKVLLEILVKTKGVKIQEVPYTFTDRKEGESKLGAETIFDYCKSVWNLYKYGRKVRKDEKRTSVRFLSKAARFFTVGASGLAVNYLASVLFSFSADMWYLHATVMGIMFSITSNFILNKYWTFEDKDFAVRRTLVQYGKFAGFSSIGALVQLGMVYYLVDMNNVTYPIALVLAVGIAAFSNFVLNKKWTFKEKVWS from the coding sequence TTGAAATCAGCTGAAATATCCATAATCGTTCCAACATATAATGAGTCCGAAAATATTTGTAGAATTCTAGAAGGGATTCAAAAATCAATTCCCAAGGAGATTATGGCTGAAACCATTGTAGTAGATGACAACTCACCTGATCATACAGCAAAGATGGCAGAGGAGTATTTTTCATCAATCAGGGAAAAAACAGGCCATACAATTAACGTAATCAAGAGAAAAGCAAAAGACGGTCTGAGCTCTGCAATACTTAATGGAATACAGCAGGCATCTGGAAATACAATAGTGGTAATGGATAGTGATTTCTCCCATCCCCCACACATCATACCAAAAATGATTGAGACATTGAGGAAGACCAGCTGCGATATTGTGATTGCTTCAAGATATGTCAAGGGAGGCTCAATCCAAGGGTGGCCCTTTAAGAGAAAACTAATGAGTAAAGTTGCAACAACAATTGCAAAAAAAGGTCTTGGAATTTCATCACAAGATCCAATGTCTGGATTTTTCTTGTTTAAAAAAAATATCATAAAGGGATTAAAGTTTGATGCAATAGGCTACAAGGTGCTCCTTGAAATTCTTGTAAAGACCAAAGGAGTCAAAATTCAGGAAGTTCCGTATACATTCACAGACAGGAAAGAAGGGGAAAGCAAGCTTGGTGCAGAAACAATTTTTGATTACTGCAAATCAGTCTGGAATCTGTACAAGTATGGACGCAAGGTAAGAAAAGACGAGAAACGCACATCTGTCAGATTCCTTTCAAAGGCAGCACGATTCTTTACAGTCGGCGCATCAGGTTTAGCAGTAAATTATCTTGCATCGGTGTTATTTTCATTCAGTGCAGACATGTGGTATCTGCATGCAACTGTAATGGGAATCATGTTTTCAATCACTAGTAATTTCATTCTAAACAAGTACTGGACATTTGAGGACAAAGATTTTGCAGTAAGAAGAACTCTTGTGCAGTACGGAAAGTTTGCAGGGTTTAGCTCAATTGGAGCACTAGTCCAGCTTGGAATGGTGTATTATTTAGTAGATATGAACAACGTCACATATCCAATCGCATTAGTGTTGGCAGTCGGTATCGCAGCGTTTAGTAATTTTGTGTTAAACAAGAAATGGACATTCAAAGAAAAAGTGTGGAGCTAG
- a CDS encoding cupredoxin domain-containing protein, which translates to MIILSLFSVNYAFASCGQPYDSAFHWLNVPCHDTGQTDEEEKVDWAEFYYFKGSEWMKYKTDEFEALMKDGFSEKLLQNWIGQDYNFVPENWYFWNYYELFGNDTPQTSQKPVEIPVLEKRTCDESCKDRIVESVNPYVCTKKPYSQNYECAHQSAMQPTILLTSTDETGKEMIFRPTEATVSLGVNNTIRWHNTSYKTTISNQEGVYESFIVPFNDIRYQVLDKTGNYTFYDESHPDVKIRIDVTPLDKKFNLGKPITKHSYFSDARFQIFRSGSDAQNFIHNVTINDSDSIHITLDNSMDLQYAVYDEPETTADTVMTIGDKITSGCTYHHGVYSRIFSHTLENINTYDNTAEFKETVDYVQGEKCQRLYSDPVQLIETRQKNMKLDPISPLKQFQSGISFDEIQCRETLVLVQKNDGSPACVTPETKIKLVERGWIKNECARLVDSNMVKYSNHVKEQKEKDVVWTPPTPQEFLLKSEYFEEWRNNGCYDTIKDWRHLSENFDLFNPPVLNELENEN; encoded by the coding sequence ATGATTATATTGTCATTATTTTCAGTAAACTATGCATTTGCATCATGCGGACAACCCTATGATTCTGCCTTTCATTGGCTGAATGTGCCGTGTCATGATACAGGTCAGACAGATGAAGAAGAAAAAGTAGACTGGGCAGAATTTTACTACTTTAAAGGCTCTGAATGGATGAAATACAAAACGGATGAATTTGAGGCATTGATGAAAGACGGATTTTCTGAAAAACTTTTGCAAAACTGGATTGGACAGGATTATAACTTTGTCCCAGAGAACTGGTACTTTTGGAATTACTATGAATTGTTTGGAAATGATACCCCACAAACATCACAAAAACCTGTAGAGATACCCGTATTGGAAAAAAGAACCTGTGATGAATCATGCAAAGATAGAATCGTCGAATCGGTCAACCCCTATGTCTGCACAAAGAAACCTTATTCTCAGAATTATGAATGTGCACATCAGTCTGCCATGCAACCCACAATACTCTTGACATCAACTGATGAGACTGGAAAAGAGATGATCTTTCGTCCTACCGAAGCTACCGTATCTCTTGGAGTAAACAACACTATACGATGGCACAATACAAGTTACAAAACTACAATTTCAAACCAAGAAGGAGTATACGAATCATTTATTGTGCCATTTAACGACATACGTTATCAAGTGCTTGATAAGACAGGTAATTACACATTCTATGATGAATCACACCCTGATGTAAAAATCCGCATAGATGTAACACCATTAGATAAGAAATTTAACTTGGGCAAACCAATAACCAAACACAGTTATTTTTCTGATGCCCGATTTCAGATATTTCGATCTGGCTCTGATGCACAAAATTTTATTCACAATGTGACAATAAATGACAGTGATTCTATCCATATTACTTTGGATAATTCAATGGATTTGCAATATGCAGTTTATGATGAACCTGAAACTACTGCCGATACAGTAATGACCATTGGAGATAAAATAACCAGTGGTTGTACGTATCATCATGGTGTATATTCTAGAATATTTTCACACACTCTTGAGAACATAAACACGTATGATAACACAGCAGAGTTTAAAGAAACAGTAGATTATGTTCAAGGAGAGAAATGTCAGAGACTATATTCTGATCCCGTACAGTTAATTGAAACTAGGCAGAAAAATATGAAGTTAGACCCTATTTCTCCTCTTAAACAATTCCAGTCAGGAATTTCCTTTGATGAAATACAATGCAGAGAAACTCTGGTATTGGTTCAAAAGAATGATGGCTCTCCTGCTTGTGTAACACCTGAAACAAAAATCAAACTTGTTGAGAGAGGTTGGATAAAAAATGAGTGTGCTCGTCTTGTTGATTCAAACATGGTCAAGTATTCAAATCATGTAAAAGAACAAAAAGAAAAAGATGTTGTATGGACTCCTCCAACCCCTCAAGAATTTCTATTAAAATCCGAGTATTTTGAAGAGTGGAGAAATAATGGATGTTATGACACAATAAAGGATTGGAGACATTTGTCAGAAAACTTTGATTTGTTTAATCCACCTGTTTTGAATGAATTAGAAAATGAAAACTAG
- a CDS encoding putative quinol monooxygenase codes for MYPLTCHCNLQDGKIQDAVNHTLKWIPQIRDQYDEPKFYEAFTDLENPNILTYFMTFSDKEAEERIASMEKPRKFGEDLYKMCTQEPKWIEHELVNSIRNSKPDSQIHTRVEYKVKPDVVSDVKKQIVNYIDAVRDAEPDIRVYESYQNKEEPSKFTHLAEFKDKAAEQNHKDVSHTKKFAEFLWPLCEQEPKFIYMNMIGSARR; via the coding sequence ATGTATCCTCTGACATGTCACTGTAATCTACAGGATGGCAAAATTCAGGATGCTGTAAATCATACTCTAAAATGGATTCCCCAAATTCGAGATCAATACGATGAACCAAAATTTTATGAGGCATTTACAGATCTTGAAAATCCAAATATACTGACCTATTTTATGACATTTTCAGATAAAGAAGCAGAGGAAAGAATAGCAAGTATGGAAAAACCAAGAAAGTTTGGTGAAGATCTTTACAAAATGTGTACTCAAGAACCAAAATGGATAGAACATGAACTTGTCAACTCCATTAGAAACTCAAAGCCTGACAGCCAGATTCACACTAGAGTAGAATACAAAGTAAAACCTGATGTAGTAAGTGATGTCAAAAAACAAATTGTAAACTATATTGATGCTGTTAGAGATGCCGAACCTGACATTCGTGTTTATGAATCATATCAAAATAAAGAAGAACCTTCAAAATTCACCCATCTTGCCGAATTCAAAGACAAGGCAGCAGAGCAAAACCACAAAGATGTCTCTCATACTAAGAAATTTGCAGAATTTTTGTGGCCGTTATGTGAACAAGAACCTAAATTCATCTATATGAATATGATTGGTTCGGCAAGACGATAA
- a CDS encoding ArsR/SmtB family transcription factor — MNDEKCKTDNAVNIFSLDDDKMKILAKVISNKSSIEILNLLFYNEMTANEIAQKTNMSLQLVKHYLDKMQKIELIQVSKTVKNSKARDMNYYKTSKMAIVLTPSKITEKTKQSKSLARSFHSISKFFGMTIVSAITALSLVIMSAESRLFEPLKSWYTDFSLPIKLSGTGIANSVDESLYMAKTKVDIVVSNPGAGSGTPYFDPYSSILNFTGSDFTITMLVLAGIGAIVSLVVFNKVIQSFQNTSLQDSF; from the coding sequence ATGAATGATGAAAAATGCAAAACAGACAACGCTGTAAACATTTTCTCTTTAGATGATGACAAGATGAAAATTTTAGCCAAAGTTATTTCTAATAAATCAAGCATAGAGATTTTGAATTTATTATTTTACAACGAGATGACTGCAAATGAAATTGCACAAAAAACAAACATGTCGTTGCAACTTGTAAAGCACTACTTGGATAAAATGCAAAAGATTGAACTAATACAGGTATCAAAGACTGTAAAAAACTCCAAGGCAAGAGACATGAATTATTACAAAACATCAAAGATGGCAATAGTTCTCACTCCATCAAAAATTACTGAGAAAACAAAGCAGAGCAAATCATTGGCACGTTCATTCCATTCCATTTCCAAATTCTTTGGAATGACAATAGTATCTGCAATTACTGCATTATCACTAGTAATAATGTCTGCTGAAAGCAGATTGTTTGAACCGTTAAAAAGTTGGTATACAGACTTTAGCTTGCCAATAAAATTATCAGGAACAGGTATTGCAAATTCTGTAGATGAATCACTGTACATGGCAAAAACAAAGGTAGACATTGTAGTTTCAAATCCTGGTGCAGGTTCTGGGACACCTTACTTTGATCCATATTCTAGCATATTGAATTTCACAGGCAGTGATTTCACTATTACAATGTTAGTACTTGCAGGCATTGGAGCCATCGTATCGCTAGTTGTTTTTAACAAAGTCATACAGTCTTTTCAAAATACCTCATTACAAGATTCATTTTAG
- a CDS encoding winged helix-turn-helix domain-containing protein → MDIFRAIMDHGPLTLYSANSKTRIPIGTIHRHFKQLSKSGKIRVYKSKDKGRKKIEYGPTMYGIVSFYKQDMEFAEKIENYYLIWIENKEFQKDLEGEGFDVSKDNLKKSKQVFRKYMNYFSAVEEQIEKIKNGEDSISRDMQVFFSSMMLSSNPKYQKLWTELYGELPGMQKSLEEYMDSMIKSYKEFKKNLK, encoded by the coding sequence ATGGACATATTCAGGGCAATAATGGACCATGGCCCCCTTACACTCTACTCTGCAAACAGCAAGACAAGAATTCCGATAGGCACAATTCACAGGCATTTTAAGCAGTTAAGCAAATCAGGCAAGATTCGAGTTTACAAGTCAAAAGACAAAGGTAGGAAAAAAATTGAGTACGGGCCTACAATGTATGGGATTGTTAGTTTTTACAAGCAAGACATGGAATTTGCAGAGAAGATTGAAAACTATTACCTCATTTGGATTGAAAACAAAGAATTCCAAAAGGATCTGGAGGGAGAGGGATTTGACGTATCAAAGGATAATCTAAAAAAATCAAAGCAGGTGTTTAGAAAATACATGAATTATTTTAGTGCAGTAGAAGAGCAGATTGAAAAAATAAAAAATGGTGAAGACTCAATATCTCGGGACATGCAGGTATTTTTTAGTTCAATGATGTTATCATCAAATCCCAAATATCAAAAACTCTGGACAGAATTATACGGTGAGCTTCCAGGGATGCAAAAAAGTCTAGAGGAATACATGGATTCGATGATAAAATCATACAAAGAGTTTAAGAAAAATCTCAAATGA
- a CDS encoding tetratricopeptide repeat protein — MSSKIEKMLVQAFEHVEDGNYSDALKLYDLALKEEPANPSILIDKGATLQNLGKLKLAIKTYDKALKISPENLDALLNKGAALHSEEKYLEAIECYDAALKIDKKCAMALAYKGLSLGEMDKLQEAIKHFKKALSIDKHYDLASISKDMAQELLKSIKEKKSKTQ; from the coding sequence ATGAGTAGTAAAATTGAGAAGATGCTTGTACAAGCTTTTGAACATGTTGAGGATGGAAATTACTCTGATGCGTTGAAATTATATGATTTAGCACTAAAAGAAGAACCTGCTAATCCTAGCATACTAATTGACAAAGGTGCGACATTACAAAATTTAGGCAAACTCAAACTTGCCATTAAAACATATGACAAAGCTCTTAAAATTTCTCCAGAGAATCTTGATGCTTTACTAAACAAGGGAGCTGCATTGCATTCTGAAGAAAAATATCTTGAAGCCATTGAATGTTATGACGCTGCATTAAAAATTGACAAAAAATGTGCAATGGCGCTTGCATACAAAGGCCTTTCATTAGGAGAAATGGATAAGCTCCAAGAGGCAATCAAACATTTCAAAAAAGCCTTGTCTATTGACAAACACTATGATTTGGCAAGCATTTCTAAAGACATGGCACAAGAATTACTAAAATCAATAAAAGAAAAAAAGTCTAAAACACAGTGA
- a CDS encoding cupredoxin domain-containing protein, giving the protein MKTRNKTIIISSILLVSIIPMWYFSSHSFTLDDEKFCEINDEGFDRVVKCVYFDSGEVLQNNKPYKPGPEQLQMVLDYCNDASEMKNAIGFEYFNDTHYINNNLCKWQKLTKFPNSDEYCIPGQNMWTDVKEIRNHTHIYNTDKCMWEQEFSWTAQYGKSDPTVMILRGAVIEGNKSLDPEVITVVLGKNNTVTWVNRDDVAHGLSSDYENNMWWTGVVEPDKSAYVTFNNTGIFSYHGTPGPWISGTVVVLPENYNESNLPSSDDYDFERIHVINACTFHSLCFGVFENGTQTMTQCDFPMHGCGPVSFDSYVEEENEN; this is encoded by the coding sequence ATGAAAACTCGAAACAAAACAATCATAATTTCATCTATCTTACTGGTTTCAATAATCCCTATGTGGTATTTTTCAAGTCACTCTTTTACTTTGGATGATGAGAAATTTTGTGAGATAAATGATGAGGGTTTTGACAGAGTCGTCAAGTGTGTGTATTTTGATTCTGGAGAGGTTTTACAAAATAATAAACCATACAAACCAGGTCCAGAACAACTTCAAATGGTTTTAGATTATTGTAATGATGCTTCTGAAATGAAAAACGCAATTGGTTTTGAATATTTCAATGACACACATTACATTAACAATAATCTTTGCAAATGGCAAAAGTTAACCAAATTCCCAAACTCTGACGAATACTGTATTCCTGGTCAAAACATGTGGACAGATGTTAAAGAGATAAGAAATCACACCCACATCTACAACACAGACAAGTGTATGTGGGAACAAGAGTTTAGTTGGACTGCTCAATATGGTAAATCTGATCCAACTGTAATGATTCTACGAGGTGCAGTTATTGAAGGAAATAAAAGTCTAGATCCTGAGGTAATTACTGTTGTATTGGGGAAAAACAATACTGTGACATGGGTTAACCGAGATGATGTGGCACATGGATTATCTAGTGATTATGAAAATAACATGTGGTGGACTGGAGTTGTGGAACCTGACAAATCAGCATATGTGACCTTTAACAATACTGGAATCTTTAGTTATCATGGAACTCCTGGTCCTTGGATATCTGGTACTGTAGTTGTACTGCCTGAAAACTATAATGAATCAAACTTACCTTCATCTGATGATTATGATTTTGAGCGAATACATGTGATTAATGCTTGTACTTTTCATTCTCTTTGCTTTGGGGTTTTTGAGAATGGCACTCAGACTATGACTCAGTGTGATTTTCCTATGCATGGGTGTGGGCCAGTTTCATTTGATAGTTATGTAGAGGAAGAAAATGAAAACTAG
- a CDS encoding ArnT family glycosyltransferase: MMEKKYFILIPLLLATFIHLVNPVGFPDIFFDEGIYMRRAMNTIDTGNPQESYLYDHPYFGQIVLAGVLQITNYPPDNISTDPDSLQSLYLIPRIFMGIVAIVSTFLIYEIAKVKFGNDVALLSSSLFAVMPYTWIFDRILLDAILLPFLLSSILLAIHFAKSQGNTWLAPVSGILLGLAIFTKVPAFVFIPLVIWLIFQKRGKLSDMLIWIIPVLLIPMLWPANSIMLDQFDLWVKDVLWQSQRSNSILEIIGYFILIDPVLFVIGFAGIVYSAITKNKFVMFWFVPFIAFLSLIGFKQYFHWIPVIPILCIAASIWLLDMPKKVKYLQSKTIHYGIIGAILVFGFSSTVLIITNDVSYNQFEALSFVLENQNKQSTILASPVYTWILYDVFDIDNVPKDYAMILFGPVETKKITVIADAHFMLDQSRGDKLVQAYNNTKSIQFFNGKVKDFDTRIYPYTNMRINQEGFSIDVRTGQWDK; the protein is encoded by the coding sequence ATGATGGAGAAAAAATATTTTATTCTAATTCCTTTGCTGCTTGCAACGTTCATTCACCTAGTAAATCCAGTTGGATTTCCAGACATTTTCTTTGATGAAGGAATCTACATGCGAAGGGCAATGAATACAATTGATACTGGAAACCCACAGGAGAGTTATCTGTATGATCACCCATATTTCGGACAGATAGTTCTTGCAGGAGTTTTACAGATTACAAACTATCCTCCAGACAACATATCAACTGATCCTGATTCGCTTCAAAGCCTGTATCTCATCCCAAGAATATTCATGGGGATTGTTGCAATTGTTAGCACATTTTTAATCTATGAAATTGCCAAAGTAAAGTTTGGTAATGATGTCGCATTACTATCATCTTCTCTGTTTGCAGTAATGCCATACACATGGATATTTGATAGGATTTTACTTGATGCAATTCTCTTGCCGTTTTTACTTTCATCAATTTTACTTGCAATACATTTTGCAAAATCACAGGGAAATACATGGCTTGCACCAGTATCAGGAATTTTGTTAGGACTTGCAATTTTTACAAAGGTTCCAGCATTTGTGTTCATTCCTCTAGTGATCTGGCTGATTTTCCAAAAGAGGGGAAAACTTTCAGACATGTTAATTTGGATAATTCCGGTATTGCTGATACCAATGCTGTGGCCTGCAAACAGCATAATGCTTGATCAGTTTGACTTGTGGGTAAAGGACGTACTATGGCAGAGCCAGAGAAGTAACAGCATTTTAGAGATTATAGGATATTTTATTCTAATTGATCCAGTGCTGTTCGTGATTGGATTTGCAGGGATTGTCTATTCTGCAATAACAAAAAATAAGTTTGTCATGTTTTGGTTTGTGCCGTTTATTGCATTTCTGTCATTGATTGGATTCAAACAGTATTTCCATTGGATTCCAGTCATTCCTATCTTGTGCATCGCTGCAAGCATTTGGCTACTTGACATGCCAAAGAAGGTAAAATATCTACAATCAAAGACAATCCATTATGGAATAATAGGGGCAATTCTGGTCTTTGGATTTTCAAGCACCGTTCTGATCATAACAAATGACGTGTCATATAACCAGTTTGAGGCCCTCTCATTTGTTTTAGAAAATCAAAACAAACAAAGTACAATTCTTGCCAGTCCCGTATATACTTGGATTTTGTATGATGTTTTTGACATAGATAATGTACCAAAAGACTATGCAATGATTTTATTTGGTCCAGTTGAGACCAAAAAAATTACGGTAATTGCAGATGCTCATTTTATGCTAGATCAGAGCAGAGGAGACAAACTAGTACAAGCATACAACAACACAAAGTCAATACAGTTCTTCAATGGCAAAGTAAAGGACTTTGATACCCGAATCTACCCATATACCAACATGAGAATAAATCAGGAAGGATTCTCAATTGATGTAAGGACAGGTCAATGGGACAAGTGA
- a CDS encoding Lrp/AsnC family transcriptional regulator, producing the protein MDETDEKIIKHLLVDARQSARQLALKLGLSTVTVLSRIKKLEKAKIIQRYSVIVDHEKIGYSLTAIIEIIAKNDKVVGVEDEISKFENVCGVYDITGSTDTIIIAKFKERNELSKFVKGLATIPNVENTITHVVLNTTKEDFRLS; encoded by the coding sequence ATGGATGAAACAGATGAAAAAATTATCAAACATTTGTTAGTGGATGCAAGACAGTCAGCAAGACAATTAGCATTAAAACTTGGATTATCAACAGTTACGGTCCTATCCAGAATCAAAAAATTAGAAAAAGCAAAAATCATCCAGAGGTATTCAGTAATTGTTGATCATGAGAAAATAGGATATTCGTTAACTGCGATAATTGAAATTATTGCCAAAAACGACAAAGTTGTAGGTGTAGAAGATGAAATATCAAAATTTGAAAATGTTTGCGGGGTATATGATATCACAGGTTCAACAGATACCATAATTATTGCAAAATTTAAGGAGAGAAATGAATTAAGCAAGTTTGTAAAGGGCTTGGCAACGATTCCAAACGTGGAAAACACAATAACTCACGTAGTACTAAATACAACAAAAGAAGATTTTAGATTATCGTAA
- a CDS encoding DnaJ domain-containing protein, producing MNKLGIFMIFVIVFGAWQTATAQNNNLDMELEVTDEEKIILFSGFVIAILGVFLFLARDIVLRRKTSYDKEELESKKDKTFEKYHSDWGDDYEELGQRRNTKEDKEFRDAANNDELPNYYEIIGVPNDATPEEIKKKFRELAKKTHPDKTKENSEEEMAVLNKAYEILSDKESRERYDRYLKVG from the coding sequence ATGAACAAGTTAGGAATTTTTATGATTTTTGTAATAGTCTTTGGAGCATGGCAAACAGCAACTGCACAAAACAATAATCTTGATATGGAATTAGAAGTGACAGATGAAGAAAAAATTATTTTATTTTCAGGTTTTGTGATTGCAATTTTAGGAGTGTTTTTATTTCTTGCAAGAGATATTGTCTTAAGAAGAAAAACATCATATGACAAAGAAGAGTTAGAATCTAAAAAAGACAAGACATTTGAAAAATACCACTCAGACTGGGGTGATGATTATGAAGAATTAGGTCAACGAAGAAATACAAAAGAAGACAAAGAGTTTCGAGATGCAGCAAATAATGATGAACTTCCCAACTATTATGAAATCATAGGAGTTCCCAACGATGCCACTCCAGAAGAAATCAAAAAGAAATTCAGGGAATTGGCAAAAAAAACTCATCCAGATAAAACAAAAGAAAATTCAGAGGAAGAAATGGCTGTGCTTAACAAAGCATATGAAATATTATCAGATAAAGAGAGTCGAGAAAGATATGATAGATACCTAAAGGTAGGCTAA
- a CDS encoding tetratricopeptide repeat protein, whose amino-acid sequence MGDIEDLVKKGQSLMDDGKFDDALGFFEQALLLNQNDPDLWNNKGIALRSLGRYEESMFCFNKSLEIEPRDKNAS is encoded by the coding sequence ATGGGCGATATTGAAGATCTTGTTAAAAAAGGACAATCTTTAATGGATGATGGGAAATTTGATGATGCCCTTGGATTTTTTGAACAAGCTCTGCTTTTGAATCAAAATGATCCTGATCTTTGGAATAACAAAGGAATTGCACTACGAAGTTTAGGCAGATATGAAGAATCTATGTTTTGTTTTAACAAATCCCTTGAAATTGAACCTAGGGACAAAAATGCCTCTTGA